One Entomomonas asaccharolytica DNA segment encodes these proteins:
- a CDS encoding tryptophan--tRNA ligase has product MTTRVLTGITTTGTPHLGNYAGAIRPAIQASRQADVDSFYFLADYHALIKCDDPARIQKSRLELAATWLASGLNPEKVTFYRQSDIPEIPELTWLLTCVSAKGLLNRAHAYKASVDKNLEQNEDPDAGITMGLFCYPVLMAADILMFNAHKIPVGRDQIQHVEMARDIAQRFNMLFGQGKELFTLPEAQIEEAVATLPGLDGRKMSKSYDNTIPLFSSEKQLKEAILKIVTDSKQPGEAKDPDNSHLFTIYKAFATPEQTNTFYKELKDGLAWGEAKQQLFTVINNELAEPRERYQELITQPEKIEEILQAGAAKARKLATPFLQELRESVGLRSFKQQLTTTKKEKKKSSKTARFVSFREKDGNFHFRLVAANGEELLLSKGFANPKEIGELTNQIINQQHEVNIEIKDAEGKRCVLYWNAEIIAESESYSSIEQAENSCLAIKHALQELAEQE; this is encoded by the coding sequence ATGACAACTCGTGTTCTTACAGGTATTACAACAACAGGTACTCCTCATTTAGGAAATTATGCAGGGGCTATTCGTCCAGCCATTCAGGCTAGTCGCCAAGCTGATGTTGATTCATTTTACTTTTTAGCTGATTATCACGCGCTAATTAAATGTGATGACCCTGCACGTATTCAAAAATCCCGCTTAGAATTAGCTGCTACTTGGTTAGCCAGCGGTCTTAATCCTGAAAAAGTCACTTTTTACCGCCAGTCAGATATACCTGAAATACCCGAATTAACTTGGCTATTAACTTGTGTATCTGCCAAAGGCTTACTCAATCGGGCCCATGCTTATAAAGCTTCTGTCGATAAAAACTTAGAGCAAAATGAAGACCCTGATGCAGGTATTACGATGGGGTTATTCTGCTATCCTGTATTAATGGCTGCCGATATTCTTATGTTTAATGCCCATAAAATTCCCGTGGGTCGAGACCAAATTCAGCATGTGGAGATGGCTAGAGATATTGCACAACGGTTTAATATGCTATTTGGCCAAGGCAAAGAGTTATTTACTTTACCAGAAGCACAAATTGAAGAAGCGGTAGCCACGCTTCCTGGTTTAGATGGCCGCAAAATGTCTAAAAGTTATGACAACACAATTCCTTTATTTAGTTCAGAAAAACAACTAAAAGAAGCTATCTTAAAAATTGTGACTGATTCAAAACAACCAGGTGAGGCTAAAGATCCTGACAATTCGCATTTGTTCACCATTTATAAAGCATTTGCCACGCCAGAACAAACCAATACTTTCTATAAGGAATTAAAAGACGGTCTTGCATGGGGTGAAGCTAAGCAGCAACTATTTACAGTGATTAATAATGAACTAGCAGAGCCTCGAGAACGCTATCAAGAGCTTATTACTCAACCTGAAAAAATTGAAGAAATCCTCCAAGCAGGCGCAGCTAAGGCTAGAAAATTAGCCACTCCGTTCTTACAAGAGTTAAGAGAGTCGGTAGGTTTACGTAGTTTTAAACAACAGCTCACAACCACTAAAAAAGAAAAGAAAAAATCATCTAAAACTGCTCGCTTTGTTAGTTTCCGAGAAAAAGATGGTAATTTCCATTTCCGTCTCGTGGCTGCTAATGGTGAAGAATTATTATTATCTAAAGGTTTTGCTAACCCAAAAGAAATTGGTGAGCTTACTAACCAAATTATTAACCAGCAACATGAAGTTAACATTGAAATTAAAGATGCTGAAGGGAAACGCTGTGTACTTTATTGGAATGCCGAAATAATAGCCGAAAGTGAGAGTTATTCTAGCATAGAACAAGCAGAAAATAGTTGTTTAGCTATTAAACATGCTTTACAAGAGCTTGCTGAACAGGAGTAG